In Oncorhynchus gorbuscha isolate QuinsamMale2020 ecotype Even-year linkage group LG02, OgorEven_v1.0, whole genome shotgun sequence, a single genomic region encodes these proteins:
- the LOC123993003 gene encoding LOW QUALITY PROTEIN: synaptotagmin-9-like (The sequence of the model RefSeq protein was modified relative to this genomic sequence to represent the inferred CDS: inserted 1 base in 1 codon), with product MPGDREDEIFRKALELLSDLCSRGEVQNDNCVDFIYYFRDLARPRHSDSDVSVSLLSLVVTTCGLALFGVSLFVSWKLCWVPWRDRGLASGLKDGQGDQQPVMMEVDGVENEYSEDCVKEPSGLVVPEAIMKISHTSPDIPLEAQSKLKENHVRHITRVQRQITEPTSSVRHNSIRRQMNLSNPDFNIGQFQRQEXLATLGRIKPELYKQRSVDTDDGRKTDSCGRIHFILKFDCDLEQLIIKIHKAQDLPAKDFSGTSDPYVKIYLLPDRKTKHQTKVHRKTLNPVFDEVFLFPVAYTELPTRKLHFSVYDFDRFSRHDIIGQVQVDNFLDLADFPRETKLCRDIQYVTSDNVDLGDLMFSLCYLPTAGRLTITMIKARNLKAMDITGASDPYVKVSLMCEGRRLKKRKTSTKRNTLNPVYNEAIVFDVPPENIDQISLLIAVMDYDRVGHNEVIGVCRVGNEAESLGRDHWNEMLSYPRKPIAHWHPLVEWMGQGTAGESQGGSTNSLKTPPSP from the exons ATGTGTCAGTGAGCCTACTGTCTCTGGTGGTGACCACCTGTGGCCTAGCCCTTTTCGGGGTCTCGCTTTTTGTCTCGTGGAAGCTGTGCTGGGTGCCATGGCGCGACCGTGGCCTCGCCAGTGGCCTGAAGGATGGCCAGGGGGACCAGCAGCCAGTCATGATGGAGGTGGATGGGGTGGAGAATGAGTACAGTGAAGACTGTGTCAAGGAGCCTTCAGGCCTGGTAGTCCCCGAGGCAATCATGAAGATCAGCCACACATCCCCAGACATCCCCCTGGAGGCCCAGTCCAAGCTCAAGGAGAACCATGTCCGCCACATCACCCGCGTGCAGCGCCAGATCACTGAGCCCACCTCCTCTGTCCG GCACAACTCCATCCGCCGCCAAATGAACCTATCCAACCCAGACTTCAACATTGGCCAGTTCCAGAGACAGG TCCTGGCCACTCTGGGCCGGATCAAACCCGAGCTCTATAAGCAACGCTCTGTGGACACGGACGACGGCAGGAAGACGGACAGCTGCGGCCGCATACATTTCATCCTCAAGTTCGACTGTGACCTGGAGCAGCTCATCATCAAGATCCACAAGGCCCAGGATTTACCGGCCAAGGATTTCTCAGGAACCTCTGACCCTTACGTCAAAATCTACCTGCTCCCCGACCGCAAGACCAAGCACCAGACCAAGGTGCACCGCAAGACCCTCAACCCCGTGTTCGACGAGGTCTTCCTGTTCCCTGTGGCCTACACTGAGCTGCCCACACGCAAACTGCACTTCAGCGTCTACGACTTTGACCGCTTCTCCCGCCACGACATCATTGGCCAGGTGCAGGTGGATAACTTCCTGGACCTTGCAGACTTCCCCAGAGAGACTAAACTCTGTAGGGACATCCAGTACGTCACCTCG GACAATGTGGACTTGGGAGATCTCATGTTCTCCCTGTGTTACCTACCAACGGCTGGAAGGCTGACCATCACAATGATCAAGGCTAGGAACCTCAAAGCCATGGACATCACTGGAGCCTCAG ATCCTTATGTGAAGGTGTCTTTGATGTGTGAGGGAAGGAGATTGAAGAAGAGGAAAACATCCACCAAGCGAAACACTCTGAATCCAGTCTACAACGAAGCCATAGTATTTGATGTCCCTCCTGAGAACATTGATCAGATCAGTCTCCTAATAGCAGTGATGGACTACGATCG GGTAGGTCACAATGAGGTCATTGGAGTGTGTAGGGTGGGCAATGAGGCGGAAAGCCTGGGCCGAGACCACTGGAACGAGATGCTGTCATACCCTCGCAAGCCCATCGCCCACTGGCACCCCCTGgtagag TGGATGGGTCAGGGGACTGCAGGTGAAAGCCAGGGCGGTTCCACCAACTCTCTGAAGACTCCTCCCTCACCATAA